The Pseudomonadota bacterium DNA segment GGGGGACGGATACACAAGTACCCACCCAACAGCAGATAGAATTGATATCTTCAATCCAATCAGGAATGATTGGAAATTAGAAAGAGTTATCCCTTGATCACAGAGGACAGTACCGAAACGCGATCCAAAAAAGCTAGCCAACGCTACGGGGAAAAGGCACTCTAACAGTATAGCGCAGATAGCGTATTAGATACTCCACGTACTAATGCTTGAAAATCGACCTATAGCAAAGGGGAAAGTTGGTATCAGAGCAATAAAACCGAACCAAGTCGCACAAATTGACTTGTTACCTAAGTTTTTGAAGCACATTTCCAACCAGCGTCGTATTTAATAAATGTATAGGTAGTGCTATCACTTATTGAGCCCTTTGTCCTGATTTTTCTATAGCAACCGCTTTAGCCCTTGTAGAGGGCGCGGTCTCTCGTTTAAGGCCGGTACTAATGACCGCTTTTGTGGCCTCTTTAGGCTTTGTGCCGATGGCTCTATCGCAGGGCACAGGCTCTGAGGTTCAGAGGCCCCTTGCAACTGTTGTTATCGGAGGGATTATCTCGTCAACAGCGTTGACGTTGCTGGTCTTGCCGGTGCTGATATCGCTATCTTCCAGTGGCCTTTCAATAGGTAGGTGGTTGCGTAAGGGCCGCTCTAGGTCTTCTTAGTTACAGAGCTAACTCCCGCACTAACTAGGGACGCGATGGTTTTAAAATTCAAGGGGAATTCAAGTAACACATGCCCCAAGCTCAAGGTCAGTAGTACGATAAATCCAAGCTGATAGTTTACGGCATACAGAGCAACAGAGGCAACGTAAAGGACCACGATTGAGGTTATGCGAGTACGGGACACCCTATGCCAATTTATAATGCGGGTCTTTGAGAACCAGTTGAGGTAGTGATAGGAGTAGGCGAGCCCCATCAGACGCATAAATGCGAGCACCCCGCTGCGATCCTCGGAGAAACCAAAAAGAGGAATCATTAGAGCCCTAAGCCCCTCAAAGGGGGAGCTAGCATTAAGCATATACGGGGAGGGCTCATAACTACTCGGTATATCAATACCGTATAAACACACGATAGGAGCCGCTGTGAAGATAAGGAGTGAGAGAACTCCAGAGAAGCTGCGCCCCCTTAGAGCTCCGTAGAGGATGAAGATCCCAGTAAAGATATAGACGTGGATTAATGTTGGAAGAAGGATGGCAAAGAGAGCTAGGAACGGCCCCCATGCTAGCGTCAATCCCCCTGCGACCGCACCACCCAAGGCGAAGAGCGTTCTGCCCCTGATGGAACGAGTAAAGACCATGCCGGCTGAAATTATAAAGGTGAATGCAATACTGAAGGTAGTAAGGGCGGCCAGAGCCGCGCTTGGAATGAAAAACCCTAGCGCTGTAATAATGGTAGCTCCAATTAGCCAGATCCAATCTCGCGAGCCCGTGGTAAAGTAGCCCCGATCATGGAGCCATGAGATCTCGGTTAGGTAATGCAGGGGGCCCAGCACAGCATAAGCGATCAGAAATGTTTCGAATGGAAGATAGGCCGCTATAGCGACCGAGATCACCATAAGTATGATGTTCAGATAGTTGACGAGATCTGCCTCAACTGCAGCAACGGATGGACCTGTTTTAGTTGACACCTTGGAGTAACCTAAGAAAGCATGCGTACCTCAAGTTTAGTGCGTGGCCGTATTTTGGGCAAAGGGGGAAGTGCTAGGGATGGCTATTCGCGAAGAGGTACAGCTATCCTTTAGAAGGCCTTTAATTGCCCTAGAACTATCGGCCCCCGCCGAGGCGACCCCTAGTTCCGAATACGGCCAGTAGGATCAGCATAAAGATGCTTAATACGAGGATCTTTGCTAGGTATGTGGGGCGATTGGCTATGGCGGAATTTAGCGCCAGGTCGGTGGCTCCAGCTATCGTTATGCCACGTAGAATGGCCTCCATCCTGGCCTTGGAGGTGGTTGGGCTACCGGCAAGATCGAGGATTGTGACGGTATAGGTGCGATCTGGGAGCTCCGCCTCTAGTAGGAGCGCCTCCATTAGCTGCCCCTGGTTCTTATAGGTAATTTTCGTGCGAAATGTCTCGAGTGTGCCGAGGGGCTCAAGGTGCGAGTCATTCAGGGTAGCATCGGTCAGACCAACCAGGTGATAGCTGTTCTGTATGCGACGTTCTCGCGCTGGTATTCCGGGTCTGAATGTTGCGCCGTAGGCCGGCTCTTGGACCACGTTAATCGTAGGGAAACCCGCGATTTTACTGCGAAAAGCGCACAGTATGTCCGGCTGCTGCATGGGCACCTGCTGCCATGAATCGGAGAGTGGTAGGGTAATGCCGGTACTGGCTCCACAGGCTACGACAACGGCTGTGTCAGGTGCCTCGCTCGCCAACGAATTAGAGCTAAAAAAGCCCACTAGTGGCACTAGAAGAGTACAGGCTACAAGCCCCATTAATAGGAGAAGTGGGTGTTTTTGCTTACAGGGGCGCATCTTTTTGCATGTCATGATGAAAATTTATTATTGATCTATGCTTCGAATTATACCTATCATCTGGCATGTTCGCATCTGAAAACGAGATCTTATTTTCTAGTCGCGTTATAAACGGCTTTAAAACAAGGCTCAAATTAGGGTGGACATCGTACATTATCGCAATGTAATCAGTTGCGCACTGCAATCAGTTGCACGCGGCAGCCAGTTGAAGGATCGTATAAAAGTCAGTAATGACCGAGCGATCTGGGGATAATGTACGAAACACAGCGGTACATAATTACCAATTTGTATTTAGGAGAAAACGTATGGCAAAAAAGCCAGCGAAGAGCGCAAAGAAAGTTGTTAAGAAAGTGGCAAAGAAGATGGCTAAGCCTGCTAAGAAGATCGTTATGAAGGCAAGCAAGGCAGCTAAGGCTGGTCCTGTTTCACCTTCTAAGGCTCGCATTTCGACTAAGCCACGCAATACCTCAACACTGAGCTACACTCAGACTGAGTTCGTTGAGAATATCCGCGCGTTCTGCGGTCTCGGAAAGCGTTCCGAGGCTCGTCAGATCGTTGAGGATATCGCTCTGTTTGTAATGGATTCCCTTAAGAGGGGTTACAAGATCCCACTTATGGGCCTTGGCAAGTTGTACGTTCGTGAGTCAAAGGCTCGCATGGGACGTAACCCAGCTACAGGCGAGACGATCTCGATCCCAAAGAGAAAGAGGGTGAGATTCACTGCTGCTAAGGCACTGAAGGAGAGGGTTCTCTAATCCGACAGGAGCTTTTGCTCTTAGGGGGGCGTGTGGGTCGAAAGGCTCCACGCCCTTTTTATTGCCCTGGTACTTGCCCTGGCACGAGATGGTTTTTGCACGGTGTTGTGCAAAGCCCTTAACGATGTAAACTCCCCCGTATGAATACAGAGAGCGCTGCAACAGAACCAACACGAGAAGCGATCATTGAAGCCCTTAAGACGGTTGAGGATCCGGAGCTATTTATCGATATTTGGTTTCTTGGACTGATATATGGAATCGGCATTGATCAGGGCCAGGTTGTTATAGACATGACCTTTACCTCGCCGATGTGCCCGGCTGGTCCACAGCTTAAGGGCGATGTGATAAGCAAGGTTGGAGCCATTCCTGGTGTGCGTGAGGTTGTGGTGAACATCACCTTTAGCCCACCCTGGGAGCCCTCAGAGGAGGTCAAGGGCTTGCTTGGAATGATGTAACATTATTGCGAGAACGACGTGCAGCTTTCACTCGACCAACAGGAATTTAGGGACCTTGTTCGGCGTTTCTTCGCCGAGCATATTTCATCAGAGTATCTCCGTAGCCGTATCGCTGCTAAGCAGCGCAGCGATGCGGGTTTGCTTCTAACCATGAAGCAACTAGGGCTTGAGGAGGGCTTTGGCGGAGATGGTGCGCCGTTCTCGGTAGTTGAGCTTGCGCTACTTGCAAGTGAATCCGGTCGGGCGCTTATGCCGGAACCGATAGCTGAAAGATTGTTATGCCAAGCGCTCCTTGCGCGTCTTATGCCGCCGGGTGAGCGCGCTGAGTATCGTTCAAAGTTGGCGGGTGGGGTAGCTGCCATAGCTGCCCAGGAATGTTGTAATCTTAGCTACGATGCCACACACCACACCGTTTCGGGCTCTATTACCTGGGCATTTGGGGGTGAGGGGGCGAGTCGAGCACTGGCGTTTCTCCCTGTAGATGGGGTGCTACGGGCTGCACTCTTCGATCTGGGCTCTCCTCGGGTAGTTACTAAGCCGATTACGTCGTTAGATCTAGCAACAGCGCTTAGCGCCTTTGAGCTAAAGCAGGTCGATTGCTACCTCTGCTCGGCTGAGAGCTCAGAGCTCCTTCAAAATCTCCTTGAGGTACTCAAGGCGGCCGAGATCTTCGGTGTATGTGAGCGTGTAATCGAGTTTACCTGTGAGTACGTAAAGACACGCGAGCAGTTCGGGGTGCCTGTTGGTGGATTTCAGGCCATTCAGCATAAATTAGCTGATATCTATGCCGCTACTGAATCGCTAGGGGCAATGGTGCGCTTTGCGGCTTGGAGCGTTGAGCGCTCACCGGAACAGCGTCAGTTAACGGCGCGCGTAGCTATCTCACAGGCGGCGGATCTTGGGCCGCTAGTATGTGAGGTTGCGATGCAGTGTCACGGCGGGATCGGATTTACATGGGAGTACGATCTACACCTATTTCTTAGGCGTGCTAAAACCGTCCAATTGGCCTTTCCTAATAACGAGGCTAGAAGTGATGAGCTGCTAAAGGTAGCGGCGCGCGTATAATTATGGGGCGCCTTTGTTAGGGGAGCTCTAGCGCCAAGGTTTCTAAAAGCTCGCACCAGATATGGATCACGGTGATATGGGCCTCCTGGATGCGCTCCGTGGCCTGTGAGGGCACAATAATAGCGGCGTTGCACAGCGGAGCTATCACTCCGCCATCTCTGCCAAGCAGTCCGATTACGCTCGAGCCACGAGCCTTTGCTGCGGTTAGCGCTGTAGTAACGTTCCTTGAGTTACCGGAGGTTGAGATTCCTATCACGACATCTTTCTCTGTGCAGAAGGTCTCGGCGTAGCGAGCAAAAGCATCATCAAAGCCAACATCGTTGCCCCAACAGGTAAGAACTGAGGGGTCCATAAAGTGCATCGCTTTAATACCCGGGCGATTGCGCTTATAGCGAGCGACCAGCTCCTCACACAGATGCATGGCGTCGCACGTAGACCCCCCGTTGCCACAGGCGTATATGGTGCCTCCTCGGCTAACGGTCTCCGCCATGATTTTGTATGCCGCGGAAACTGAGGAGAGAAAGGAGGGGTCTTGGGCTAGGCTAGTTTTTAGCTTGGCTGATGCGTCAAGAATTTCCGAGATAGTTGAGATGGTATTGTTCATAATCAAAACTCTTTGCTAGATCCGGAACAGGTTAGATCGTGATAATGCGCTCTAAATGGGGTGAGTGAAAAGGGGGGTAGTGAGGTAAAGTATGGAGTGGCGCAGTTTCTCGTCTTTAACTAGAGTGTACTGAATTAAGCACTATAGCAAAATGCGTATTAGTAAGGGGCTCTTATGGGCGAATATAAAGTCTGGTTGGCAAAGCTTTTAACGATCATCGTAATTATCATGGTAGTTACGCCGATAGTTGGCGGGGCAATGAGCGCGGTTAGTGGCTCGCTTGGACCAAAGGTCGCTGTAATCGAGTTGTCGGGGGTGATCACTGATGCCAGTGAGGTGCTAAAGGCGCTCTATAGCGAGGCCCGTAATAAGGATACTAAGGCGATCGTGCTCCGGATCGATTCGCCCGGCGGTGCCGTTGCCCCTTCTGAAGAGATCTACAATGCGGTGCGGCGCTTAAAGGCTGAAAAGCCTATCGTTGTATCGATGGGTTCTATGGCGGCCTCAGGGGGGCTTTATTCCGCCGCCTCGGCTAGTAAGATCTTTT contains these protein-coding regions:
- a CDS encoding HU family DNA-binding protein; this translates as MAKKPAKSAKKVVKKVAKKMAKPAKKIVMKASKAAKAGPVSPSKARISTKPRNTSTLSYTQTEFVENIRAFCGLGKRSEARQIVEDIALFVMDSLKRGYKIPLMGLGKLYVRESKARMGRNPATGETISIPKRKRVRFTAAKALKERVL
- a CDS encoding metal-sulfur cluster assembly factor, yielding MNTESAATEPTREAIIEALKTVEDPELFIDIWFLGLIYGIGIDQGQVVIDMTFTSPMCPAGPQLKGDVISKVGAIPGVREVVVNITFSPPWEPSEEVKGLLGMM
- a CDS encoding acyl-CoA dehydrogenase family protein: MQLSLDQQEFRDLVRRFFAEHISSEYLRSRIAAKQRSDAGLLLTMKQLGLEEGFGGDGAPFSVVELALLASESGRALMPEPIAERLLCQALLARLMPPGERAEYRSKLAGGVAAIAAQECCNLSYDATHHTVSGSITWAFGGEGASRALAFLPVDGVLRAALFDLGSPRVVTKPITSLDLATALSAFELKQVDCYLCSAESSELLQNLLEVLKAAEIFGVCERVIEFTCEYVKTREQFGVPVGGFQAIQHKLADIYAATESLGAMVRFAAWSVERSPEQRQLTARVAISQAADLGPLVCEVAMQCHGGIGFTWEYDLHLFLRRAKTVQLAFPNNEARSDELLKVAARV
- a CDS encoding SIS domain-containing protein; protein product: MNNTISTISEILDASAKLKTSLAQDPSFLSSVSAAYKIMAETVSRGGTIYACGNGGSTCDAMHLCEELVARYKRNRPGIKAMHFMDPSVLTCWGNDVGFDDAFARYAETFCTEKDVVIGISTSGNSRNVTTALTAAKARGSSVIGLLGRDGGVIAPLCNAAIIVPSQATERIQEAHITVIHIWCELLETLALELP